In Leishmania braziliensis MHOM/BR/75/M2904 complete genome, chromosome 14, the following are encoded in one genomic region:
- a CDS encoding guanine nucleotide-binding protein-like protein codes for MNKQADTYEADHPRDIEGVATPYLISTTDASSSSLATASPIAVPTVPMGSSSTSRDTDAAAPPASIYVASPCPLSTSIGRDRVLYTSGSLLISSGVGRHNGFLRTHKVLIVGEAGVGKSNLMHRYCYDQYNPALPSTIGVEFCSHEVDIPLGPVGVTETVVLQLWDTAGQERNGGVISNAFYRNAVGAIIVYDVARRESLLNVPRWAARVTELAHDDCVCVVVGAKLDLLCAKTSTATMASSLETVQQEADRISHAMGMRNFMTSALSGKGVLEAFTHLILAVDAVQAAPRRSNDMSSNQCQTRRSGHGGSAPVQEVQMWTAATGVPASPINVMGGAKGLHRWPGVGGDVASSPLSRAASTPVMSVHTGAPPATGWEQRQLPSDTKKALDLRGFGCAGARPDTYTPGPTCGGTWGC; via the coding sequence ATGAATAAGCAGGCGGACACCTACGAGGCCGACCACCCGCGTGACATAGAGGGTGTAGCAACTCCCTACCTCATATCGACCACTGACgcgtcgtcttcctcgctgGCCACGGCATCCCCCATCGCCGTTCCCACCGTGCCCATGGGTAGCTCATCGACCTCCAGAGACACAgatgcagctgcaccgccggcAAGCATCTACGTCGCCAGCCCGTGTCCTCTTAGCACTTCCATCGGCCGTGATAGAGTTTTGTACACCAGCGGGTCGCTGCTCATCTCATCCGGCGTCGGCCGGCACAACGGGTTTTTGCGGACGCACAAGGTGCTCATCGTCGGCGAGGCCGGCGTAGGCAAGTCAAACCTCATGCACCGGTACTGTTACGACCAGTACAACCCAGCGCTACCCTCCACGATCGGAGTGGAGTTCTGCTCTCACGAGGTGGACATACCACTCGGGCCAGTCGGCGTCACCGAGACCGTCGTTCTGCAGCTCTGGGACACCGCCGGTCAGGAGCGCAACGGGGGTGTCATCAGCAACGCTTTCTACCGTAACGCAGTCGGCGCCATCATCGTCTACGACGTGGCACGGCGCGAGTCGCTGCTGAACGTGCCGCGCTGGGCAGCGCGGGTGACGGAGCTGGCGCACGAcgactgcgtgtgtgtcgttgTCGGTGCTAAGCTGGACTTGCTGTGCGCGAAGACATCCACAGCGACGATGGCAAGCTCGCTCGAGACAGTGCAACAGGAAGCGGATCGAATCTCTCACGCGATGGGCATGCGGAACTTCATGACGTCGGCCCTCTCGGGGAAAGGAGTGCTGGAGGCATTCACGCACCTGATACTCGCCGTAGATGCTGTgcaagcagcaccgcggcgTAGTAACGATATGAGCTCTAACCAATGCCAGACAAGACGCAGCGGCCACGGCGGTAGTGCTCcagtgcaggaggtgcagatGTGGACGGCAGCAACCGGTGTCCCTGCCTCCCCGATAAATGTGATGGGGGGCGCAAAGGGGCTCCACCGCTGGCCCGGCGTTGGCGGAGACGTTGCCTCATCACCACTGTCACGCGCGGCGTCGACGCCGGTGATGAGCGTGCACACCGGCGCCCCTCCTGCGACCGGTtgggagcagcggcagctcccCTCGGACACCAAGAAGGCGCTGGACCTACGAGGCTTCGGTTGCGCTGGAGCGAGGCCcgacacatacacaccggGGCCTACGTGTGGTGGAACGTGGGGGTGCTGA